One window of the Suricata suricatta isolate VVHF042 chromosome 7, meerkat_22Aug2017_6uvM2_HiC, whole genome shotgun sequence genome contains the following:
- the FAM217A gene encoding protein FAM217A isoform X4 produces the protein MERTAASPCVRPASHTRTCLTGIWIQKYLFLKIKISQLERIVQHVVQLTRIASRGYFNYGVILLMKEVPWRRENNSGETLPAPTWNLKYGNSRVEENLTDESDLSENEKASDSLLSYFKKMDLNLKPETIVNVEESFTEEPSEVFPYPDFLPSPFNTLDLHKLALSKSENWKATVELPESSVERLITRLLEMERLQHMTIQKERPRLQTTFCTPAATERPSSSKAMTKVRQPKLSDPLSLQTTCVDKSREKRKSNSGSCKLEQNASKWNWKDAGKYKWNPRPTSLKSPSTTKQLNATCDDLRNLTSCILSPCQELSAKPPTSQTTQSLVKMVSTRCLPSKSPIPGSCIPLSFPENQREEIKAPRTKRKLYQKTIALNRPFYIQKLNC, from the exons atggagagaacagCAGCATCACCCTGCGTGCGTCCAGCATCTCACACGAG aaCTTGTCTCACTGGAATTTGGATTCAGAAGTACCtgttcctgaaaataaaaatctcccaGCTGGAAAGGATAGTGCAGCACGTG GTTCAGTTAACAAG AATAGCAAGCAGGGGATATTTCAATTATGGAGTTATCCTCTTAATGAAGGAAGTACCATGGAGAAGAG aaaacaacagtggtgaaactTTACCTGCTCCAACTTGGAACTTGAAATATGGAAACAGCAGGGTGGAAGAAAACTTAACAGATGAAAGTGAtttatcagaaaatgaaaaagcaagtgATAGTTTGCTCAGCTATTTCAAGAAGATGGACCTGAACTTAAAGCCAGAAACAATAGTAAACGTTGAGGAATCTTTCACAGAGGAACCAAGTGAAGTATTTCCATATCCtgattttctcccttctcctttcaaTACTCTGGACTTGCACAAATTAGCCCTCTCAAAATCTGAAAATTGGAAAGCAACAGTGGAACTTCCAGAAAGCTCTGTTGAACGTCTGATAACTCGTTTACTAGAAATGGAAAGATTACAACACATGACTATCCAAAAAGAGAGGCCTCGACTACAAACTACCTTCTGTACTCCAGCAGCTACTGAACGACCCTCTTCCTCCAAAGCTATGACCAAAGTGAGACAGCCCAAACTTTCGGATCCTTTGAGTCTTCAGACGACTTGCGTAGATAAAAGtcgtgaaaaaagaaaaagcaattctgGATCTTGTAAGCTCGAACAAAATGCCTCAAAATGGAATTGGAAAGATGCTggcaaatataaatggaatcctagaCCAACGTCTCTAAAAAGCCCATCTACCACCAAACAGTTGAATGCAACTTGTGATGACTTGAGGAATCTCACAAGCTGTATTTTAAGTCCATGCCAAGAACTCTCAGCCAAGCCTCCTACTTCCCAAACAACTCAGTCATTGGTTAAAATGGTCTCAACAAGATGTCTGCCATCAAAGTCTCCAATACCAGGCTCATGTATCCCTCTGTCTTTTCCCGAAAATCAGAGGGAAGAAATTAAGGCACCAAGGACAAAAAGGAAACTTTATCAAAAAACCATAGCACTGAACAGACCATTCTATATCCAGAAGCTAAACTGTTAA
- the FAM217A gene encoding protein FAM217A isoform X2 → MERTAASPCVRPASHTRTCLTGIWIQKYLFLKIKISQLERIVQHVNSKQGIFQLWSYPLNEGSTMEKRDFKKSSVETGFNVTNNPIRLFTLNHSLVTSASVEKQVGSSPGLQIPSGLCWPYADGDFFKDRNEPYVNLCSTTENNSGETLPAPTWNLKYGNSRVEENLTDESDLSENEKASDSLLSYFKKMDLNLKPETIVNVEESFTEEPSEVFPYPDFLPSPFNTLDLHKLALSKSENWKATVELPESSVERLITRLLEMERLQHMTIQKERPRLQTTFCTPAATERPSSSKAMTKVRQPKLSDPLSLQTTCVDKSREKRKSNSGSCKLEQNASKWNWKDAGKYKWNPRPTSLKSPSTTKQLNATCDDLRNLTSCILSPCQELSAKPPTSQTTQSLVKMVSTRCLPSKSPIPGSCIPLSFPENQREEIKAPRTKRKLYQKTIALNRPFYIQKLNC, encoded by the exons atggagagaacagCAGCATCACCCTGCGTGCGTCCAGCATCTCACACGAG aaCTTGTCTCACTGGAATTTGGATTCAGAAGTACCtgttcctgaaaataaaaatctcccaGCTGGAAAGGATAGTGCAGCACGTG AATAGCAAGCAGGGGATATTTCAATTATGGAGTTATCCTCTTAATGAAGGAAGTACCATGGAGAAGAG ggatttcaAAAAATCTTCAGTGGAAACTGGCTTTAATGTAACCAATAATCCCATAAGGCTCTTCACTCTGAACCACTCACTTGTGACAAGTGCTTCAGTTGAGAAACAAGTTGGTTCTTCTCCTGGACTGCAGATACCATCAGGTCTCTGCTGGCCCTATGCTGATGGAGACTTTTTCAAGGACAGAAATGAGCCTTATGTTAATTTATGTTCGACTACAgaaaacaacagtggtgaaactTTACCTGCTCCAACTTGGAACTTGAAATATGGAAACAGCAGGGTGGAAGAAAACTTAACAGATGAAAGTGAtttatcagaaaatgaaaaagcaagtgATAGTTTGCTCAGCTATTTCAAGAAGATGGACCTGAACTTAAAGCCAGAAACAATAGTAAACGTTGAGGAATCTTTCACAGAGGAACCAAGTGAAGTATTTCCATATCCtgattttctcccttctcctttcaaTACTCTGGACTTGCACAAATTAGCCCTCTCAAAATCTGAAAATTGGAAAGCAACAGTGGAACTTCCAGAAAGCTCTGTTGAACGTCTGATAACTCGTTTACTAGAAATGGAAAGATTACAACACATGACTATCCAAAAAGAGAGGCCTCGACTACAAACTACCTTCTGTACTCCAGCAGCTACTGAACGACCCTCTTCCTCCAAAGCTATGACCAAAGTGAGACAGCCCAAACTTTCGGATCCTTTGAGTCTTCAGACGACTTGCGTAGATAAAAGtcgtgaaaaaagaaaaagcaattctgGATCTTGTAAGCTCGAACAAAATGCCTCAAAATGGAATTGGAAAGATGCTggcaaatataaatggaatcctagaCCAACGTCTCTAAAAAGCCCATCTACCACCAAACAGTTGAATGCAACTTGTGATGACTTGAGGAATCTCACAAGCTGTATTTTAAGTCCATGCCAAGAACTCTCAGCCAAGCCTCCTACTTCCCAAACAACTCAGTCATTGGTTAAAATGGTCTCAACAAGATGTCTGCCATCAAAGTCTCCAATACCAGGCTCATGTATCCCTCTGTCTTTTCCCGAAAATCAGAGGGAAGAAATTAAGGCACCAAGGACAAAAAGGAAACTTTATCAAAAAACCATAGCACTGAACAGACCATTCTATATCCAGAAGCTAAACTGTTAA
- the FAM217A gene encoding protein FAM217A isoform X5 gives MLNLSHWNLDSEVPVPENKNLPAGKDSAARGSVNKLLKCPWFSVIRIASRGYFNYGVILLMKEVPWRRENNSGETLPAPTWNLKYGNSRVEENLTDESDLSENEKASDSLLSYFKKMDLNLKPETIVNVEESFTEEPSEVFPYPDFLPSPFNTLDLHKLALSKSENWKATVELPESSVERLITRLLEMERLQHMTIQKERPRLQTTFCTPAATERPSSSKAMTKVRQPKLSDPLSLQTTCVDKSREKRKSNSGSCKLEQNASKWNWKDAGKYKWNPRPTSLKSPSTTKQLNATCDDLRNLTSCILSPCQELSAKPPTSQTTQSLVKMVSTRCLPSKSPIPGSCIPLSFPENQREEIKAPRTKRKLYQKTIALNRPFYIQKLNC, from the exons atgttg aaCTTGTCTCACTGGAATTTGGATTCAGAAGTACCtgttcctgaaaataaaaatctcccaGCTGGAAAGGATAGTGCAGCACGTG GTTCAGTTAACAAG TTACTAAAATGTCCGTGGTTTTCTGTTATCAGAATAGCAAGCAGGGGATATTTCAATTATGGAGTTATCCTCTTAATGAAGGAAGTACCATGGAGAAGAG aaaacaacagtggtgaaactTTACCTGCTCCAACTTGGAACTTGAAATATGGAAACAGCAGGGTGGAAGAAAACTTAACAGATGAAAGTGAtttatcagaaaatgaaaaagcaagtgATAGTTTGCTCAGCTATTTCAAGAAGATGGACCTGAACTTAAAGCCAGAAACAATAGTAAACGTTGAGGAATCTTTCACAGAGGAACCAAGTGAAGTATTTCCATATCCtgattttctcccttctcctttcaaTACTCTGGACTTGCACAAATTAGCCCTCTCAAAATCTGAAAATTGGAAAGCAACAGTGGAACTTCCAGAAAGCTCTGTTGAACGTCTGATAACTCGTTTACTAGAAATGGAAAGATTACAACACATGACTATCCAAAAAGAGAGGCCTCGACTACAAACTACCTTCTGTACTCCAGCAGCTACTGAACGACCCTCTTCCTCCAAAGCTATGACCAAAGTGAGACAGCCCAAACTTTCGGATCCTTTGAGTCTTCAGACGACTTGCGTAGATAAAAGtcgtgaaaaaagaaaaagcaattctgGATCTTGTAAGCTCGAACAAAATGCCTCAAAATGGAATTGGAAAGATGCTggcaaatataaatggaatcctagaCCAACGTCTCTAAAAAGCCCATCTACCACCAAACAGTTGAATGCAACTTGTGATGACTTGAGGAATCTCACAAGCTGTATTTTAAGTCCATGCCAAGAACTCTCAGCCAAGCCTCCTACTTCCCAAACAACTCAGTCATTGGTTAAAATGGTCTCAACAAGATGTCTGCCATCAAAGTCTCCAATACCAGGCTCATGTATCCCTCTGTCTTTTCCCGAAAATCAGAGGGAAGAAATTAAGGCACCAAGGACAAAAAGGAAACTTTATCAAAAAACCATAGCACTGAACAGACCATTCTATATCCAGAAGCTAAACTGTTAA
- the FAM217A gene encoding protein FAM217A isoform X3 codes for MLNLSHWNLDSEVPVPENKNLPAGKDSAARGSVNKNSKQGIFQLWSYPLNEGSTMEKRDFKKSSVETGFNVTNNPIRLFTLNHSLVTSASVEKQVGSSPGLQIPSGLCWPYADGDFFKDRNEPYVNLCSTTENNSGETLPAPTWNLKYGNSRVEENLTDESDLSENEKASDSLLSYFKKMDLNLKPETIVNVEESFTEEPSEVFPYPDFLPSPFNTLDLHKLALSKSENWKATVELPESSVERLITRLLEMERLQHMTIQKERPRLQTTFCTPAATERPSSSKAMTKVRQPKLSDPLSLQTTCVDKSREKRKSNSGSCKLEQNASKWNWKDAGKYKWNPRPTSLKSPSTTKQLNATCDDLRNLTSCILSPCQELSAKPPTSQTTQSLVKMVSTRCLPSKSPIPGSCIPLSFPENQREEIKAPRTKRKLYQKTIALNRPFYIQKLNC; via the exons atgttg aaCTTGTCTCACTGGAATTTGGATTCAGAAGTACCtgttcctgaaaataaaaatctcccaGCTGGAAAGGATAGTGCAGCACGTG GTTCAGTTAACAAG AATAGCAAGCAGGGGATATTTCAATTATGGAGTTATCCTCTTAATGAAGGAAGTACCATGGAGAAGAG ggatttcaAAAAATCTTCAGTGGAAACTGGCTTTAATGTAACCAATAATCCCATAAGGCTCTTCACTCTGAACCACTCACTTGTGACAAGTGCTTCAGTTGAGAAACAAGTTGGTTCTTCTCCTGGACTGCAGATACCATCAGGTCTCTGCTGGCCCTATGCTGATGGAGACTTTTTCAAGGACAGAAATGAGCCTTATGTTAATTTATGTTCGACTACAgaaaacaacagtggtgaaactTTACCTGCTCCAACTTGGAACTTGAAATATGGAAACAGCAGGGTGGAAGAAAACTTAACAGATGAAAGTGAtttatcagaaaatgaaaaagcaagtgATAGTTTGCTCAGCTATTTCAAGAAGATGGACCTGAACTTAAAGCCAGAAACAATAGTAAACGTTGAGGAATCTTTCACAGAGGAACCAAGTGAAGTATTTCCATATCCtgattttctcccttctcctttcaaTACTCTGGACTTGCACAAATTAGCCCTCTCAAAATCTGAAAATTGGAAAGCAACAGTGGAACTTCCAGAAAGCTCTGTTGAACGTCTGATAACTCGTTTACTAGAAATGGAAAGATTACAACACATGACTATCCAAAAAGAGAGGCCTCGACTACAAACTACCTTCTGTACTCCAGCAGCTACTGAACGACCCTCTTCCTCCAAAGCTATGACCAAAGTGAGACAGCCCAAACTTTCGGATCCTTTGAGTCTTCAGACGACTTGCGTAGATAAAAGtcgtgaaaaaagaaaaagcaattctgGATCTTGTAAGCTCGAACAAAATGCCTCAAAATGGAATTGGAAAGATGCTggcaaatataaatggaatcctagaCCAACGTCTCTAAAAAGCCCATCTACCACCAAACAGTTGAATGCAACTTGTGATGACTTGAGGAATCTCACAAGCTGTATTTTAAGTCCATGCCAAGAACTCTCAGCCAAGCCTCCTACTTCCCAAACAACTCAGTCATTGGTTAAAATGGTCTCAACAAGATGTCTGCCATCAAAGTCTCCAATACCAGGCTCATGTATCCCTCTGTCTTTTCCCGAAAATCAGAGGGAAGAAATTAAGGCACCAAGGACAAAAAGGAAACTTTATCAAAAAACCATAGCACTGAACAGACCATTCTATATCCAGAAGCTAAACTGTTAA
- the FAM217A gene encoding protein FAM217A isoform X1, translating into MLNLSHWNLDSEVPVPENKNLPAGKDSAARGSVNKIHLEIPIEQLMLELNLSEHAHKRTQNSKQGIFQLWSYPLNEGSTMEKRDFKKSSVETGFNVTNNPIRLFTLNHSLVTSASVEKQVGSSPGLQIPSGLCWPYADGDFFKDRNEPYVNLCSTTENNSGETLPAPTWNLKYGNSRVEENLTDESDLSENEKASDSLLSYFKKMDLNLKPETIVNVEESFTEEPSEVFPYPDFLPSPFNTLDLHKLALSKSENWKATVELPESSVERLITRLLEMERLQHMTIQKERPRLQTTFCTPAATERPSSSKAMTKVRQPKLSDPLSLQTTCVDKSREKRKSNSGSCKLEQNASKWNWKDAGKYKWNPRPTSLKSPSTTKQLNATCDDLRNLTSCILSPCQELSAKPPTSQTTQSLVKMVSTRCLPSKSPIPGSCIPLSFPENQREEIKAPRTKRKLYQKTIALNRPFYIQKLNC; encoded by the exons atgttg aaCTTGTCTCACTGGAATTTGGATTCAGAAGTACCtgttcctgaaaataaaaatctcccaGCTGGAAAGGATAGTGCAGCACGTG GTTCAGTTAACAAG ATCCATTTGGAAATTCCAATAGAGCAACTAATGCTAGAACTTAATTTGTCAGAGCATGCTCACAAAAGAACACAG AATAGCAAGCAGGGGATATTTCAATTATGGAGTTATCCTCTTAATGAAGGAAGTACCATGGAGAAGAG ggatttcaAAAAATCTTCAGTGGAAACTGGCTTTAATGTAACCAATAATCCCATAAGGCTCTTCACTCTGAACCACTCACTTGTGACAAGTGCTTCAGTTGAGAAACAAGTTGGTTCTTCTCCTGGACTGCAGATACCATCAGGTCTCTGCTGGCCCTATGCTGATGGAGACTTTTTCAAGGACAGAAATGAGCCTTATGTTAATTTATGTTCGACTACAgaaaacaacagtggtgaaactTTACCTGCTCCAACTTGGAACTTGAAATATGGAAACAGCAGGGTGGAAGAAAACTTAACAGATGAAAGTGAtttatcagaaaatgaaaaagcaagtgATAGTTTGCTCAGCTATTTCAAGAAGATGGACCTGAACTTAAAGCCAGAAACAATAGTAAACGTTGAGGAATCTTTCACAGAGGAACCAAGTGAAGTATTTCCATATCCtgattttctcccttctcctttcaaTACTCTGGACTTGCACAAATTAGCCCTCTCAAAATCTGAAAATTGGAAAGCAACAGTGGAACTTCCAGAAAGCTCTGTTGAACGTCTGATAACTCGTTTACTAGAAATGGAAAGATTACAACACATGACTATCCAAAAAGAGAGGCCTCGACTACAAACTACCTTCTGTACTCCAGCAGCTACTGAACGACCCTCTTCCTCCAAAGCTATGACCAAAGTGAGACAGCCCAAACTTTCGGATCCTTTGAGTCTTCAGACGACTTGCGTAGATAAAAGtcgtgaaaaaagaaaaagcaattctgGATCTTGTAAGCTCGAACAAAATGCCTCAAAATGGAATTGGAAAGATGCTggcaaatataaatggaatcctagaCCAACGTCTCTAAAAAGCCCATCTACCACCAAACAGTTGAATGCAACTTGTGATGACTTGAGGAATCTCACAAGCTGTATTTTAAGTCCATGCCAAGAACTCTCAGCCAAGCCTCCTACTTCCCAAACAACTCAGTCATTGGTTAAAATGGTCTCAACAAGATGTCTGCCATCAAAGTCTCCAATACCAGGCTCATGTATCCCTCTGTCTTTTCCCGAAAATCAGAGGGAAGAAATTAAGGCACCAAGGACAAAAAGGAAACTTTATCAAAAAACCATAGCACTGAACAGACCATTCTATATCCAGAAGCTAAACTGTTAA